GTGCCAGGTGAATCACGTTCATGCTCTATGCACAGAGGCAAAACATCCAGCCGCACCTCGCTCCCTGCATTTCCTTTAATAAACCCATTTTCTGTTTGATATAGTCACACGTCTTCTCTTATTTTAGCTCTTGCCACAGAGGGGCTCCTGGCCATGCATCCTCCGCTGTGTGCCTGTAAGACCAAAGCCTGCAGGTGCTTCTGGAAGGCTTGGAGCTGCTGCTACGTGATCTGCTACCTCCTCTTAGCAGCTGCCCAGCCATGCTACAGAAGTCCTTGCTAATATTCTTCTGGTTTTCAGCAGAAGCATTTCTGGTTATTGCTGTTTTATGGGATTGGAAACATCCTGAGATTCTCTTTAAATTGCTTGAAGTCAGCCAGCACCCGCAGGAGGGCTAAAAAGAGATACTGAAAAACAAGGCAAGACAACACGTTTCCACACTGAAAGCAGATTTGCTTTACGAGGCTGAGTACCTACATCCAGGTTCACACCAGGTCTGTAGCATGGATAACAGAAACATCACCCAAACCTTCACTGACTTTACAAAATGCTTCCCAGTGCCATGGTACTAGCAAATTCTATTAGTACACTTGATAtttgcagggggaaaaaaatcaatgaaaaatatCAATGAGGAGCTGTTCCACGACAGCTCTTTTAAAGACAAagagcacagctcctgccctcAGAGGGGCAATTCCCCATTCTCCCTCCTGTGTTTGCATCATGTGCTGCACTGCTCCAAGGAACAACGCACCTTTCAGCTCTCACAATGTCTTATGTGGCACTGCAACAGGACTGGGAGTAATGGACACAGAGTTTACATTTACCAATTTTCTCATCTGAGTCATTCACCTTATCACAAAACCTTATCACAAAATTTACCACATCAATTCAGCCCTAAATCCGATAAACCCACTCTGTATATTTTCATGTCTGTCTTTTCACCTCATTTTAAGACCATTCACAGTGGTGTGTGTTCACACAAGCGCAGTTATGTGCCTTCTCTTGGAGCTCACAGAAAGCACACGCTGCCAGGGAACCTATGTGTTAATCGCACATGCTGAACACGTTCCAGCTGCACGCCCATAGAGATTCAGCATGCAGCTGATGTAATCAAACTGACTTTTCAACAGCTCCTTCAAAGAGCTTTTGAAACGTTAACAAGTTTATTACCAAATATGGTTGACTAATCAGCCCCATTTTCTGATTCATGCTTTACACGTTAGATAAAGGGCTCTGTCTGTGCTGGAGGGTCACTCAGAGCGCAGCAGAACCCAGCTCATTCCAACAGGCTGGACAGCTAACAGAGGCTACTCTTTATGCAGCTTACAAAATGTCCTACATACCTGGGGGACCAGACCGCTGACCACATGGGCCTTCAATTAGTGCTGGAACCGATTAATGAAACGCGCTGCTTTGCTGAGCAAACCCCAGGCGGTTTGATGGCCGTCCCGCTGCTGCCTCTCTCCCCACATTCCTCGCGCTCCTTCGGGCAGGCACTCTGCAACGAAGCTGATCCGAGCAGCAGTTGGATCTCTCATGGGCCTCTCCACCCTCCATTTAAACCAGACAAAACAGCTGTTTGCAGGGGAGCATTTAACACGCAAGGGCTGGGAGACCTCCCTGGGCTTCTAACACCAGTTAAGCTGCTTGCCAGCCAGCAGGCCCCGGTCCCATGGAAAACTTTTCTTTGTAACTTGGTATTTTCACAAAGCTTTTCACCAGGACACACCAGTGGCATTTACTGCGGTCTGTGGTCTAATTCCAGTCAATGGAAACAATCAGAGGACATAATACAAACACCCAAAGGATCTCCATCATTTGTTGTCGTAATTTGCTGTGTACAACATGAGAACATGTGCAGCAAGAAATCACTAAATATTGCAGAACCActttcagaggaaaagaaaaaatactgctaccaacaaaataaagcaaaagagTTTTCCCCCCATTACATTTAAATTCAGCTTCAATTggtctcctcccttcctccctgcacAAAAAGCCAGGGGGAGTAACAGCCAAAGGTGACTTCAAAACTCTGGATACACAGATACGTCCTGGCACCTGCCCATATCAATGTGTGACCAGAAACATTTTCCATATAGAACAAGGGAATTTCACGTGATTTAAAGCTCATGGAAAAAGACACAAAGCCTGGCAAGCAGTCATTAATGGCAGTACTGAATTTCTggacagaagaaataaagggcaagaaaaaaaaaacactcaagtCACAATGTTTTTAAGTAAGGGCAAGATAAAAGCTTAGGAGTTGGCACAACACGCCACTCACGTGTCTTCCAATATTTCCACAAAGTGGAAATATATCACTGTTTATTTGCTGACATGAAATTTCATTGATGGCGAGAGATTCAGATCTTAATTTCTATCTGAAGACCAAGACCAACCTGCAGCCAAAGCGTGCCACAGAGGATGCACGGGCCTGCACCACCTCGAATGCCAggacacaaaaagaaaacccaggtACACCAGGAGAAGTCCTGAAGGTGCTTTTCTCAGACCTGAACCAGGGTTAACGTGCACAAATCCTGGGGTGTATGACCATGAGGCAATTTAGATGCAGCCATGGGAGCCTCAGTTCTGCTCCCAGGGAAGCAGTGGGCTTGGGTCCTCCATGAGCAAATGTGAGACTCTTCGTTTGCCAAAGAATGAGAACACCCCATTcaatagcaaaataaaagggAGGACAAGGAAGCCTGAAGTGTAGGTACTGTTCCATACCACTGATTAGCATTGATCAGGTGCCTCTAAATCCCTGTTCTGAGGCATTTTTCCTCAGCTATCACCATGGAATTGAAACAACAATTATAATGTCACTCTGTAGAAagcaaaatgtcattttccaAGCAATGATGAACTGGTATTTTAAGTCTCCTCtaatacagagaaaatgaatggcAAGCCCCGAAGGAGCTGAAGTCCCCATGCTCCTTTCCACGCTGCTGTGGAAAGGTGGATTGTGTCTAGCTACACCACTAACAGCAAAACATAATTTAACTCGCACACACAGATTGGTCTTTCAGGAACTATTTCATGGTAACTGCACAACGTGCAAAGCACAGCACGTCTGATTCACAGGAATCAGGAACGCCACAAGCGCTCTGAGAGCAACCATGCGCGTCTCAATAAACAGCTCCTTTACAAAGGAGTAACCTCGTAGCTGGCAAGGTGTGCACCTGATTGCAAGAATTCTTCACCTATCAGCAGATTAAGCTACAAGCATTGTGTAGCTGCGACAAGATTGTAGCTAAACTACCCACAGGAATGCTTAATGCTAACAACATTCACCCCCTAACCACTGCTTCCAGCAGGAAAACTGTTCGGGAGATGATCTCATTTATACTTGCAATACCTGGTACAAAATGTCATGCTGTCCTTGCTTTATAGCAGAGGACAATAAGGCGGACATGGTCAGTGACTTGCCTAGAGGTGTGAAGGGTCAGTCAGGATCACATCTGGGGGCATGGTGCTGAGATGTCCTCGCGTACCTGAGGCACCGGCACAGGGCTAGCAGATGTATTGCAGGAGCCCGGGGGACCTGtcccttggcagcagcagctggcggCCACGTGAAAGATGCTCCACACTGGAGCATCTCCAACAGCACCAGGCAtctgcacagagctgcaggacCACACCTGGGGTGGCTGCAGAGGATCCCAGCCCCGACCTCTGCATTTCCCCGTGCTGAGCACAACACCGACCGCAGCCACCGCGTGATGGTTTCCATGAGGTGATTTCCCCACACACCCCACCAGCACAGCACGCTGCTCTCACACCCTTCTTTTCCAGTTACATTTAGATGCCTGAAGCACTTCAGAATTCCTCGCCGCCAATTTGATGTTAAACCAAGGCTTTCACAGGTTAAAACACTTCAGCATGTGCTTAACTGGatgcctgcagctggctgcaTCGACTCACACAGAGATAATCACGTGCTTAAAGATAACTGCAGCTTCAAGCATCTGGCTGGAGATGCAGAGGCAAGGCAGTGGGAACCCAGGCCTCATTATCTGAGCCCAACTGTGCTGAAGCCGAACCCAAACCCATGGCACAGCCGAACCCGTGCCATGTGGCTGTGGCTGGCGCTTCCCAGCCTGGCTGCGGAGGTCGCGGCCACTGGCAGGCCGCAGGGCAGGCCGAAGCAGCACGGGGCGCGTGGGAGGCCGAGGCTGAACCCTTCCGAGGAACAAACAGCTTTTTATCTTAGGTCCACGCCATCAAATCCACTTCACTCCTCGATTTCCTGTAGCTACGTGACATGGCAAACGGGTTAATGCCACCTTATGCACGCTTCCAAGGCTGAGGCCAAATTTTCAACGAGGCCAAACAAGGGGAAAGCATGGGACACTTACAAAAGCTATCTTTTGTGACAGCAAAACAGACGGGCATTCAGCTGCAATTTTTAAAAGGAGTTGGGCAGCCAGTTCCCTTATGTTCCTTCAAAAACTGCAGCTAAATTAGGGCAGCTAATGCAGCACAGTTCACTGGACAATATCAGCACGCTCATTCATATGCataaatgcagatttttgtgttttcatgaGTGGTACCCTTTCCAAGGTCTGACTTTCGGagtttaaatttttcttttttaaattcagttgtTCTTGTCACTGAAGATCAATTCACATGCAGAACGGCAGTTAGAAACTGACTCTTTATTATACTGAACAAggtcaaattttaaaaaacttCAAGCTCTATTCCAATACAAATCACTGAAATACCCCTATTCTTCACTCTCATATCCAAAGCATATTCATTGTTGGAAAAAGAAGTCATCTCAGACAATGTTCAGTAATCCACTGgatttaatacttttttttccaaactgcaTCCAAAACCAGAGAACGACAACACAAACTCAAGTTAtgttcagtgtttttctttgtccAAAAGACtgttctgaatatttatttcagaatggCTACATTAAGCCAAAGCAAGAGAGCATTTTCAAGTAATGCATGTATCAtttcttcaaaaggaaaaaaatccaacccaATACTTTGAAACTGAATACAGTCACAGACATGAACAGTTAGAGTTTCAACATACATCCTCTACTAATAACAAacagtttcaaagaaaatgtgcaCTTTATACAcaattaaaatggaaacaaaacagtaataaaaacagATCCATCACTTTGCATTTTTGGAATGAACTTAGTGTTGGGATTGAAATACTCTACACACTTTGCTTGCTAAGAGAATTACTTACTGGTTTGGACAAAAGCTCACAGGACTGACCTGAGACGGTAACTTTATGCAGGTAATGGTTTAGATCATGAATTAGGAAAGGGCTGATATAAACAACAGGTGAAGCAGCTGTTGTGAACTGATTGCAAACAGGTTTTATGCCATTACCAAGAAATGGCTGCACTGATGCAGTTTGCATAGAGAGCAACAGGGGGAAAGAATTTTAGCTTCTTGCCATTCAGTTGATGAAAGGGAGTTCTGAAACCACCACAAGGGGTTAAGGGCAACACAACCCTTTTGGGAAGCTGAAAAGAACAACTGAGATGCAGCGCTCAGGATAATGAGTGGAATGTAGCCATGAATCTGTGTTTATCTCCAGGCTCCAAACGTCTTTCCCTAGTACTTTCTGACAACATGTTTTTCACCCAACTTCTCCATTACATGCAGCTCTTTGCTGGCAAAGCCTCTCTGCCCATCCTCAGGCAGCACACTTCTCTTTAGACTCCTGTTTAACTGGATGAACACTATTAATAAACTTTCTCACCCCGCACAGCTAGTCCCATCTCACCAGCTAGCCGTCCCTGCCTGAAACTCCACTTCAGCTTTTAGAAGTGGGTATATACTTACTGAGTTTATCATCTAAAAGACATCACCCGGAAACTTCTCTGCGTTAAATTCAGAGGTTACTCCTCttccagcacagagcccaggaTGTTCTGTTAAACAAAAAGCCAGAAAGCAAGTTTTCTTCCAAACCTTTCCGCTGGCAGCAAACTGGGGAAGCTCTTGCTGACGTTCTGTGGAGGGTTGCACTGGCTCTGGGCACACTTACATCTCTCTAAAGCAGAGCTGAGAGATAGCTGGGAGAGATATCTATGCCTGGACACTCTGACTGTCTGGTGTCCCAGAGCAAAAACAGACTgagaacaattcagcaaaatatCTATTTTCAGCAAGTGCTTGGGTAGATGATAACTGCAAGCACACGCCTGTTTATCCTTCGTTTATATTTAACATAAAGCCTATGCTTAGCTGTTCCGCAGACAGGAATGGAGTACAGGTTTACACGTTCTCTGTGTAGCTTTACTTCTCAGTCCCGCTCCTGGTCAGACGGTAACAAGGGCACTACGGACTGAGGTAGCCTTGAAACAGAACAGTCCCCTTCCCATTGGAAGCAGGCccccaaaataaattaaatacacaaaaaaactAACAGAAGAGGAAACAGAGCAAGGCCGTGAACACATTATAAATAATAGCAAAAAGCATACACATTTACCAACATCCCTCAGATATTAATGCTCATCCTTGCCAAAAAGACACTGCCAGAGGCGATGAATACCGCATTCCCCTTTTTCTAATTATAAATTCAAGTTTAATGCCAAAACCACAGAATGCCAAATCTGACTGGTCTCTCAAGCAGAAATCTAAATTATACATATTGCTCTGTCTGAACTAAGTTCCTCGGACATAATGGAAGGAAGAGGGGTCTGGAATAAGGCATTATCATTCATATTCGGAATGGGCTTTGTAACAGAACTTGTGCAGACAGCTTGTGTGTATGGGGTTGTGGGGGGAGGAAGGTTATTTCTTGAATGTAATGCATCGAGAAACAAAATTAACATGACTCCATCTAATCAGATTACtctggaaaatacaaaaatcttaCCCAAAAGGTATTGTAACAACGTGATGCCCTTGGGGAGTGGGGTGTTATGTAACAAGAGACCTCAGAAACATCTTTCCGTAGATATCACATAAATATGTGGAATTACTGAATACAGTAGTTTCTATTTACTTTATCTGAATGTTTTACAAAAGTTTGAAGTCTCTCTTCCCTCCTGTTGAGTAAAGCTTGCAGGGAGGTCTGACCCCACTCTGCATTATGGCTGGCAGGCTTGCTCTGAACACAAGTACTCTAACACACAcgcattttttcccccattttccaTAGGACAAAAAAATGTAGCACATAATAGCTATAGTTTGACACTTCCGTTTTGTAAGTAGCACATCATTTTTGTAAAAGATACAGTCAAGAGCACCATTAGCAGATGTTTTCCAAATCTTTCTCTGCCCTGCTATGAAGTGACTGGCACCCATGGGCTGCCTGGATAACTGGAGACTCTGTGCTGTGTGCATGTTCAAGGCACTTCTGAAATGCAGCATAGAaagtttttacatttaaaacaaacaaaaaacaacaacaaacctgcGGACCACAGTAATAAAACTAGCAAAATGCTAACAACTACCTACTGTTTTCTCcttattaatataaaaatgtgtaaCTTCAGAGATCCAGtgtacaaatacaaaaattgtGCATAAtaaatgtactataatactgtACATACAGCATAAACCGTTCAATGAGAATGATTTAAATATACCTATTTGTCTCCTGGCTTGGAAGGCAGAAGAATAAAGTTCTATAATCCTAGAATATGCGTATAAACACTTTCTTAGAGCTTGAATCACTAGCCAACGGTATCCCTGAAAATAAGCAGAACCAAATATTTACTTAATGGAAGCCATTATTCAAGGGGTTGCTGGTTATGATAaactaggagaaaaaaacaatatataaacTCGGCCAACGTTAAATCCAGACACAGTTCTTTCCGTCTCCTGATTTGCTACTGGCACTGCTTTTGTTTGAGCCTGCTTTGGACTTCTTctctctggagctgctgggatTGTTTTGGTTGTTGTAAGCCTGGATCGCAAGGTCCAGGCGTTCCTGAGCCACTTTAATTTCCCTCTGCAGATTTTCCAGGTCAGCAGGAATGTTTTCTTCGTTGCTTCCATACTGCTGTTCCTGAGCTATGTTGGCTTTGTTCTGTTTGTAGGCCATTTTGGCATTGGACAGTTCAGTATATTGGATCTGATCTGGCTTGACCGCAATGTTATAGCCAGGAGGAGCAGATGGTGTATTCCAAGTAAAAGGGTAGTTATAAGTACCAGAATCTTCCAGCTCTTTTCTCTTGTTGTTTAATGTGTCCCGGATTGTGCCAAATCCTAAATGAAGCATCTCCCAGACATTCAAAAGTAAACACATACAGCTCACCCCATACATTATTAGCAGGAAAATGGTCTTTTCAGTTGGCCTTGAAATGAAGCAATCTATCTTATGCGGGCACGGCTTTCTGCTACACACAAATATGGGGCTGACCTCAAAACCATACAAAAGATACTGACCCACAAGAAATCCAATTTCAAACGTAGTCCTTGCCAGAAGCTGCAGCACGTAAATTCTCATTAGTCCATCTTCACGAATTCGTCGCCTGCCATCATGTTTTGCTttggcaggggctggctgctctTTGTTCTCCCGTTCACTTTCCAGCTCTATTTCTGGGTACATCATTGGGTCTTCCTCGTGGTCATCTTCAGCTTCCTCTAAGCCACGGTGTTGTTTCCAGCGCGTTGAGAAGCTTTTACTTCTGATTCTTCTGTCAGCTTCGCTGTGTTCCACCATCCGGGCAATTTTGTGAATTGCGTAGCCTAAATACATCACAGATGGAGTGGCTACAAGAATGATCTGAAACACCCAAAATCTCACATGTGAAAGAGGAGCAAAAGCATCGTAACAAACATTCTCACAGCCAGGCTGCTCTGTGTTGCACACAAACTTGCTTTGTTCATCATAATAAATGGATTCTCCTCCCACAGCAGTTAGGACAATCCGAAATACAATCAACACTGTCAGCCAGATTTTGCCAACAAAGGTTGAGTGATTGTGGATCTCCTCTAACAGACGGGTCAGAAAACTCCAACTCATGGTGGTCAAATAATTTTatctaaaaagaaacaaacaaacaaaatccccaGATGTTTGAGTTTATCGGCTTAAGCCTAAATGCCACAAATATTCAGTTAAGAGAATTAGCCTAGAATTTTACAACCAAACACACAAGTTTTGTTTGTGCTATCACCTGCTATCGGGAAACTCCAGCTGCCAGGATTTGCTTGAAGATCCTGTGTCTCCTCTGCAGGCTTTTGAGAAGTCCACTACacatatacataaataaataaaaaaaggagtTAGCTGCCATTTCACAAACAAAACTTGTGTTCAAAGCTATTTccaagcagaagagaaagacaCAGCTGCTCTGTATttcaaatgttaaaaataacatttacacTTCGGGCTGAAATCTCCTAAATATAGTGGAACAAAAGCTCAGCTCCTGTGAAATTTTATGGGCACCACTGGCTACGTCCCACCACTGAAATTAGGATTTGTTTTAACTGCGTGAAGGCATCCAAGAGCTGTTGAAGTCTGAGCTGGCAATGTTGGCCTCCACCATAGACAGTGGAAACAGTTCTATCTATGGAGCAATGCCAGCTGCTGCAAGGCAGAAACAAATTGCCCAGCCAAAGCCTGAGAGGCACGCAACTGCTATTATCTTTGTTCTAAGGACAGGACAACCTTATATAGATTGTGACCTGAccaatgctgtcctgcagctCTAAGCCAGAGACGGCGTGTGACCCAAGTGACATCTCACTTCTAACCTTATGGTCAAAGTGCTCATTCTGTGTATTTTGGCTCAATCCCTCAGGGAGGCCAACAGTCTCCCTTTAAGACACAGAAGACCTTAGTATATGTATCTCGTAGTGCCACTGGGAGAGTGGAAGGAAAATCTAGTTAAAGAAGATACCTATTAGTTAGCAACCAATATAAGTTTGTAATTTTaatagtaaaacaaacaaacaaacaaacaaaaacacactatCAGTGGAAACTCAGAGCTAGGACACTGCGAAGTATTATAATGAACAAAAAGCTAGCAACACTACGGGCCTACCTGGTGCTTTAAGTAGTAAACCTGGTAAAACATAAGGATAGAAAGAAACATTTGACATTGCTGTAGCACAGGAGATATCTTTCAGTCCTCTGATGATGTTAAAGATGTAATAGTAATAGAAATTttcaagtcagaaaaaaatgaggaacaCTTGGTCAAAGGTTCAGGATCTTGCTAGGAAGAAGCAGGGCAAAAAGTAGTATTGAGACCCTGGACTTCAGGAGGGCAGATTTTGTCTTCTTCAGGGATTTAACTGGAAGAATTCCATGGGTTAGCACCCTAGAAGGAAGGGGGGTCAGTATTCGAGTAtcacttcttccaagctcaagATCAGTGCATACCTATGAGCAAGCAAAGGGGCCAGGAGACCTGCATGGATATGCAGGGAGCTCCTGGTGAAgctcaaacagaaaaaggaagtttACAGCATGTGAAAAAAGGGACAGACCACTTGGGAGGAATATAGGGACACTGCCAGAGTATGCTGGGATGTGACAAGGAAGGCCAAGTCCCAGCTGGAATTAAAACTGGCAAGGGATGTCAAGGAcaacaagaagggcttcttTAAATACATCAGTAGAAAAAGGAAGATGGGAAAATGTCGGCCCACTGCTGAATGGGGCAGGTGCCCTGGTGACAAATGATATGAAGAAGGCAGAGTTGCtgaatgccttttttcttcagtctttactGCTACAATCAGCCCTCAGGAATCTCAGATGCTGGAGACAAAAGAGGAAGTCCAGAGAAAGGAGGACTCTCCCTTGGCCGAAGAAGATCAATCCCTATTGCTAGACCACTGGTTATTGCTAGACCACTCTCCATCATCTCTGAAAGGTtgtggagaacaggagaggtacCTGAGGACTGGAAGAGAGCCAATATGACaccagtcttcaaaaagggcaagaaagaggACCCAGGccactacaggccagtcagccccacctccatccctggaaaggcGATTCAATagctcatcctggaggtcatctccaaATCTGTGGAGTATAAGAAAGTGATCAGAaatagtcagcatggattcaccaaggggaagtcatgttTGACCAGCCTGATATCCTTCTATGATGAGATGACTAgttgggtagatgaggggagagcagtggatgtggtctgccttgacttcagcaaggcttttgacactgtctcccataacatcctcatagaCAAGCTCAGAAAGTGCAGcctagatgagtggacagtgaggtggattggcaattggctggatggcagagctcagagggttgtgatcagtggcacagattctagttggaggcctgtagctagcGGTGACCCCCTGCagtcagtactgggtccagtgttCAACTTATTCATCAATGACTTGGACAATGGAacggagtgcaccctcagcaagtctgctgaTGACACACAGCTGGGAGGAGTGCCTGAAaccccagagggctgtgttgccattcagagggaccttgacaggctgcaGGGTTGGGCCGTGAGGAACCACATGGAGTTCAAaaagggcaagtgcagggtcctgcacctatgGAGGAAaaaccccaagcaccagcacgggctgggggctgacctgctggagagcagctctgcagggtggGACCTGgcagtcctggtggacagcaggctgactgGGAGGCAGCAacgtgcccttgtggccaagaaggccaacaggatGCTGGGCTGCATTCGGAAGGGTTGCCAGCAGCTCAAGGGAGGTGttccttcctctctgctcagccctgctgaggcAACATGTGGAGTATTGTGCctagttctgggctccccagtagcAGAAGGACGTAGAACTACTGAGTGAGTTCAAAGAGGGCTATGGAGATAACGAGAGGAatggagcagggacagggacaggctgagagagctgggcctgtttagcctgaaaaagagaagactgaggggagacctcatcaatgtgtataaatatctgaggggagggtgtcggGAGGATGGAGACGGTCTCTTTTctgttgtgcccagtgacaggacgagaggcaacaggcacacactgaagcacaggaggttccggCTCAGTAAAAGGGGGCAATTATCAgcgagggtgacagagcactgggacaggttgcccagagaggttgtggagtctacTTCTCCTTCTTGGAGATATTccaaacccacctggatgccatcctgtgcaatgtgctctaggtgatcctgcttgtcagggggactggactagatgatcttcagaggtcccttccaaccccagccgttctgtgattctgtgaaaggtcCTAAAACCAGAACTGGACAAATCTCTGGTATTCTAATCTTAAAATTTATTTGGTCTCAAAGCAGAGAAATTTGAGGAGACTGGAAGAAAACTAAGATTTACATCTATTCAACTTCTTCCACACAACTACAGAGTTGTTCACAGGCAATGTAACGAAATTTGAAGGGATGCAATCAATGCAGAATAAAATCTTTAATTGAAAATGCAACAGCATGGGCATGATGTGGTTGGGCTCTGCAGAACATTTGATTTATTACTTCAtaacaatgagaaaaaaagatagcATGATAGAGTATTAAAAAAAGCACACGTTAAGAGAATTAAAGTTAAAGATCTTGAATAATGATTCCCACATTAGAACAAAGATCAATCACTCTTAATTACAGCAAGTCCTACAAAGACTAGAAACAGGTCTGGCAACCAGTCTGCTTTTTCCCCTGAACAGAAAATGGCTGCTGACAAAATCCACAAACAGCCCAGAAGTTTGCAGACTGATAAATAAAGATAAGAATATCGGTGatgcaaaaaaaacacattgtttgAGAGGCTGAGTCTGccgaaacaacaaaaaaaaatgctttagcCAAGCTTAATGCAAGGACATAGAGCTAAGCAGAAGAACAAGTAAGAGAGCAGTTACTCTGGACAGCAGTTAATAGGAAAGGGAGTCAGGGTCCTAATGGGCAAGGGTGTCAATGAGTACTGGCAACAGAACAAAAGTGATTAATGCAATCCTTGGTAGTGTAGCATGCAAACAGGAGCAAGAAGGGTGACCTTACCTCCTTATTAGCGAGACAGCATACAATGTCCGTGCCTGCATCCTTCAAGAGTTGCTTAAACGTCAGAAAGTGAATGTAGCAGTCTCAAAGCCATCCGAAGAATGGGGAGGATGCCTGAAAGTGAAAGATTTAGAGAGTTCAATTTGTTAAGCTGGGAAACATGGGAAGAAAGGGATGGATTACTGGTGATTCACTTAACCTAGTGTCCGTCAGTTGAGCATGCAATCAACCTAAGGCTTATAATCGACGCTCTTCTTAGTAGGAAACTATACTACCACTATGCCATAGACAGaactggctgaaaaaaaaaaaaaaaaaaaaaaaagcattttaatggGTAAAAGAGACCAGAGGAGTCCAAGCCCAAGCTTCAGGCTCTGACCCCTTGTCTCAGAAAGCTCCCCGACTTCAGCTTTACAACCCTGAGTTCTACGTTACAGCAAGATGTGAGAGGCTGCTTCAGACCCCTGTGCCTGGCATTTTGCAGTGGCTCTTTTAGATTAGGACTCAACACGGGTAGCAGAGGCTGGAGATACTGTGTGCTTGAGGACACTCCCATATGCCAAACAGAGAGCTCAAGCGACACCTGTGTCCAAACCCAGGGAACAGAGTTAAGAGCCACAACACTCCCATTCACACCGAGATGCTTTATCAATCCAGGCACCAAACAAGAACATACAATGGCACGCGCATGTTGCTAGCTGATGTGTT
This portion of the Anas platyrhynchos isolate ZD024472 breed Pekin duck chromosome 28, IASCAAS_PekinDuck_T2T, whole genome shotgun sequence genome encodes:
- the GJC1 gene encoding gap junction gamma-1 protein translates to MSWSFLTRLLEEIHNHSTFVGKIWLTVLIVFRIVLTAVGGESIYYDEQSKFVCNTEQPGCENVCYDAFAPLSHVRFWVFQIILVATPSVMYLGYAIHKIARMVEHSEADRRIRSKSFSTRWKQHRGLEEAEDDHEEDPMMYPEIELESERENKEQPAPAKAKHDGRRRIREDGLMRIYVLQLLARTTFEIGFLVGQYLLYGFEVSPIFVCSRKPCPHKIDCFISRPTEKTIFLLIMYGVSCMCLLLNVWEMLHLGFGTIRDTLNNKRKELEDSGTYNYPFTWNTPSAPPGYNIAVKPDQIQYTELSNAKMAYKQNKANIAQEQQYGSNEENIPADLENLQREIKVAQERLDLAIQAYNNQNNPSSSREKKSKAGSNKSSASSKSGDGKNCVWI